The Fusibacter sp. A1 genome has a segment encoding these proteins:
- a CDS encoding phosphotransferase family protein, producing MLILISTYGNKVLLSSDLKQHITSKKQGSIYNNEKGLNKALENMLQKNIIEATAQAKKLHGGTVAEVLLVQGIATTDTHDEIPYKLVHKIQKQWKRRADEDSWRREYDLYKSELSSHMTDDLRWPTCYHLEQQVDQVQIWMEFIDGVTGHDLTLDMFKLAAKEMGRFQGRLLRDKPPLLNDLSNLSRESMIKEVYQSYISWPETYDYIRSETCELPHHICQMLIKNDESAKDLWQAIENLPVTLSHRDYWVTNIFYVKDQIRLIDWDTTGWGAIGEDIASLIIDETAPDMIHDYYKTCVPAYLEGLSEFIDMSKYQDIYIYEQILLFFGYRMVEGFKFSESENDRKYCLDVLQKLYELKANEKC from the coding sequence AACAAAGCCTTAGAAAACATGCTTCAAAAAAACATAATAGAAGCCACTGCTCAAGCAAAGAAGCTCCATGGGGGAACAGTCGCTGAAGTGTTGCTTGTACAGGGGATTGCAACGACTGACACCCATGATGAAATTCCCTACAAGCTCGTGCATAAAATACAAAAGCAGTGGAAACGCAGGGCTGACGAGGATTCTTGGAGAAGGGAATATGATTTATACAAGTCAGAACTCAGTAGTCACATGACCGATGATTTGAGGTGGCCAACCTGTTATCACTTAGAACAACAGGTGGACCAAGTCCAGATATGGATGGAATTCATAGATGGTGTAACTGGACACGACCTAACCCTTGATATGTTTAAACTTGCTGCAAAAGAGATGGGTAGATTTCAGGGCAGACTACTTCGAGACAAGCCACCCTTGTTAAATGACCTTAGTAACCTAAGCCGAGAGTCCATGATAAAGGAAGTTTACCAGTCCTACATATCGTGGCCAGAAACATATGACTATATAAGGTCTGAAACCTGTGAACTACCTCATCATATCTGTCAAATGCTGATTAAGAATGACGAAAGCGCTAAGGACTTATGGCAGGCAATTGAGAATCTGCCAGTTACCCTAAGTCATAGAGACTACTGGGTGACAAACATTTTTTATGTGAAGGATCAAATTCGACTGATTGATTGGGATACAACCGGTTGGGGGGCAATTGGTGAAGATATTGCTAGTTTAATCATTGATGAAACAGCCCCAGACATGATACATGATTACTATAAGACTTGTGTTCCTGCTTACTTAGAAGGTTTGTCTGAGTTTATCGATATGTCAAAGTATCAGGACATTTATATCTATGAACAAATACTCCTTTTCTTTGGGTACAGAATGGTTGAAGGCTTTAAGTTTAGCGAGTCAGAGAATGACAGGAAATACTGCTTAGATGTTCTTCAGAAGTTATATGAATTGAAAGCCAACGAAAAATGCTAA
- a CDS encoding methyl-accepting chemotaxis protein: MKLKFKLITVFVALTILSISILGTLTYFKSQTILSAEVGAMTNTFVSQLSENLSYQMQTYRNSATLIGKSNFFGETYRTKEGKELEKLFAHYVAEFPKVSNIYVGFKDKSFYISPSVDLPSDYDPTSRPWYQDAMKENSIVWTNPYFNATDNTLIVSLAMPVYDGNNKTQPIGVMAVDINLTQLAQEMNEIVILDTGYPVIVDATGNTMTHKNTELIGNPIPVDAIASALATSSKGEVEYTFSGAKKFAIYTTIEETNWKVLVTIDQKVLESKSIPILNQILIIGFIVILFIALVSVLFAMQITKPVNLLKSSLEKVRNGDFTANATVTSKDEIGEMANSFNNMLENVRDMMIKTKIAASSVNYSSIELATNADNALQSADEVSQTVTEIAQGASSQAEDAEKGAMIAHQLNEEIETLLELIHTMSSKANDIQNQNNTSNVTVGTLSDRTAESQLAINQIGLAIDALKMKSLTIGDIVDTISMIANQTNLLALNASIEAARAGEHGRGFAVVAEEIRKLAEDSNKAAKEIQSNIEDIQVQSNETSELMVSVNQSGVLQNKAVDEVKDTFGLIFERIQEISTSILVTAKKVDEIAIMKEKMLESNENISSVSEETAAASEEVTASMEMQASNVKAVSEASAALKELSLELSEMLTSFKTE; encoded by the coding sequence ATGAAATTAAAATTCAAACTGATCACAGTCTTCGTCGCACTCACTATTCTCTCAATTTCAATACTTGGAACACTCACTTACTTCAAATCACAAACGATTCTTAGTGCTGAAGTCGGAGCAATGACAAATACGTTTGTATCCCAATTATCAGAGAATTTATCCTATCAAATGCAGACGTATCGAAATTCAGCTACTCTGATAGGCAAGTCAAATTTCTTTGGTGAAACCTATCGCACAAAAGAGGGAAAAGAGTTAGAAAAACTATTTGCTCATTATGTAGCTGAGTTCCCTAAAGTTTCTAATATTTATGTTGGCTTTAAAGACAAATCCTTTTATATCTCACCATCTGTAGATTTACCATCAGACTATGATCCGACAAGCAGACCTTGGTATCAAGATGCGATGAAAGAAAATAGTATTGTGTGGACAAATCCCTACTTCAACGCTACGGACAATACATTAATCGTATCTTTAGCGATGCCTGTTTATGATGGAAATAATAAGACACAGCCAATTGGTGTTATGGCGGTCGATATCAATTTGACGCAATTGGCTCAGGAAATGAATGAGATCGTTATTCTAGATACCGGTTACCCGGTAATTGTAGATGCTACTGGAAATACCATGACTCACAAAAATACAGAACTCATAGGAAATCCAATTCCTGTAGATGCTATTGCAAGTGCGCTTGCTACTAGTTCAAAAGGTGAAGTGGAGTATACCTTTAGCGGTGCAAAGAAATTTGCGATCTATACTACGATTGAAGAGACGAATTGGAAAGTCTTGGTTACAATTGATCAAAAGGTTCTAGAATCTAAGTCGATACCAATATTAAATCAAATCCTAATCATTGGTTTCATCGTCATTTTGTTCATTGCACTTGTAAGTGTACTTTTCGCAATGCAAATAACCAAACCTGTTAATCTGCTGAAATCTAGTTTGGAAAAGGTAAGGAATGGCGATTTTACAGCAAATGCAACTGTAACTTCAAAAGATGAAATTGGTGAAATGGCCAACTCGTTCAATAATATGCTTGAAAATGTTAGAGATATGATGATTAAAACAAAAATTGCCGCTTCATCGGTTAATTATTCCTCTATTGAGTTGGCAACAAACGCAGACAATGCGCTACAGTCGGCAGATGAAGTTTCACAAACTGTAACTGAAATCGCGCAAGGAGCAAGTTCCCAAGCGGAAGATGCTGAAAAAGGAGCAATGATTGCGCATCAGCTGAATGAAGAGATTGAAACACTATTGGAATTGATTCACACGATGTCTTCAAAAGCCAATGATATTCAAAACCAAAATAATACTAGCAATGTGACGGTTGGTACATTATCTGATAGAACTGCAGAAAGCCAATTGGCAATCAACCAAATCGGATTGGCGATAGATGCTTTAAAAATGAAGTCACTTACAATTGGCGACATTGTAGATACAATCAGCATGATTGCCAATCAGACCAATTTACTTGCACTAAATGCATCGATAGAAGCGGCAAGAGCTGGTGAGCATGGAAGAGGATTTGCAGTTGTAGCAGAGGAAATAAGAAAGCTTGCTGAGGATTCTAATAAGGCGGCAAAAGAAATTCAATCAAATATTGAAGATATTCAGGTACAAAGTAATGAAACATCGGAGTTAATGGTTTCTGTAAACCAAAGCGGTGTTTTGCAAAACAAAGCAGTGGATGAGGTAAAAGATACCTTTGGTCTTATTTTTGAAAGAATTCAGGAAATCAGCACGTCTATTCTTGTAACTGCTAAAAAGGTAGATGAAATTGCGATAATGAAAGAAAAAATGCTTGAGTCAAATGAAAACATTTCATCGGTTTCTGAGGAAACAGCAGCTGCATCTGAAGAGGTAACAGCTTCGATGGAAATGCAAGCGAGTAATGTAAAGGCGGTTTCAGAAGCGTCAGCGGCATTAAAAGAATTATCGTTGGAATTAAGTGAGATGTTGACATCCTTTAAGACGGAATAG
- a CDS encoding transposase, which translates to MTTAIQLSFHYDHGYDLPKDAPVRVFQQIMNELSMHPYYDLHAGIGRPPYPPRILSRITLFGHMIGITSGRAIEQACLYDLRFKWLLEGNKIPDHSTINRFMSDENLEAMGFRRVTKRGIKNTHMQCLMYAFSMNVNKLLSKTARGKNGQMLIYPKAA; encoded by the coding sequence ATGACCACTGCAATTCAACTCTCTTTTCACTATGATCACGGATATGACTTACCTAAAGACGCACCCGTGCGCGTTTTTCAACAAATCATGAACGAACTTTCCATGCATCCCTACTACGACCTGCACGCTGGTATCGGACGTCCGCCATACCCACCACGAATACTTTCAAGAATCACACTCTTTGGTCATATGATTGGTATCACAAGCGGTCGTGCGATTGAGCAGGCTTGTCTGTATGACCTTCGTTTTAAATGGCTCCTTGAAGGTAATAAAATTCCTGACCATAGTACAATCAACCGTTTCATGTCTGATGAGAATCTAGAAGCCATGGGTTTTAGACGCGTCACAAAACGAGGGATAAAAAACACCCATATGCAGTGTTTAATGTATGCCTTCTCTATGAACGTCAACAAGCTACTCTCAAAAACCGCTCGTGGCAAGAACGGTCAAATGCTCATCTACCCCAAGGCGGCTTAA
- the aac(6') gene encoding aminoglycoside 6'-N-acetyltransferase encodes MIITADQSNIDKLVELGLKLWPDNENIELKAEFEESLLAEDEAMFLYEDDKKHLIGFMQLSLRNHYVEGCETTPVAYLEGIFVEEHARRSGIAQEMVRFAEEWGKAKGCKELGSDCELENTLSIDFHSAVGFEEANRLVCFIKTIG; translated from the coding sequence ATGATTATCACTGCAGATCAAAGCAATATTGATAAGTTAGTCGAACTAGGACTTAAACTATGGCCAGACAATGAGAATATTGAGTTAAAGGCTGAATTTGAGGAATCATTGTTAGCGGAAGATGAAGCTATGTTTTTATACGAGGATGATAAGAAACACTTGATAGGGTTCATGCAACTCTCTTTAAGAAATCACTATGTTGAAGGTTGTGAAACAACTCCTGTTGCCTATCTAGAAGGAATATTCGTTGAGGAGCATGCAAGAAGAAGCGGCATCGCGCAAGAAATGGTACGCTTTGCAGAAGAATGGGGAAAGGCTAAAGGTTGCAAGGAGCTGGGGTCAGATTGTGAATTGGAAAACACGCTAAGTATAGATTTCCACAGCGCAGTAGGATTTGAAGAAGCTAATCGTTTAGTCTGTTTTATAAAGACCATTGGATAA
- a CDS encoding carbohydrate binding domain-containing protein → MKNNRLILVLLILSLIMLLMACSGAEKEDAISNTEVEKTTEQVVVEVVEEEAEVKAEEKSEVAFNHEPIVNGDFEKGQENWSTYFHFDAAGVFEVVAGQAMIKVERDGDEDYSIHLYQGQFTLDDTKTYTLTFDAMAKQEHDLLVVLENSKYDRHVSETVRLTSVMQTFTLDFQVPEEPVSLKLLFGELGGKVSGENEFVFDNVHIAAK, encoded by the coding sequence ATGAAAAACAACAGACTTATCTTGGTTCTACTGATCCTGTCACTTATTATGCTTCTTATGGCGTGTAGTGGAGCAGAAAAAGAGGATGCAATATCAAACACAGAGGTGGAGAAAACAACGGAACAAGTAGTGGTAGAGGTTGTAGAGGAAGAAGCTGAAGTTAAGGCTGAAGAAAAGTCAGAGGTTGCCTTTAATCATGAACCTATTGTGAACGGAGACTTTGAGAAGGGGCAAGAGAATTGGTCGACCTACTTTCATTTTGACGCAGCCGGAGTTTTTGAAGTCGTAGCTGGTCAAGCTATGATCAAAGTCGAGCGAGATGGTGATGAGGATTATTCGATTCACCTCTACCAGGGGCAGTTTACACTCGATGATACCAAAACCTACACGTTGACGTTTGATGCAATGGCCAAACAGGAGCATGACCTGTTGGTGGTTCTTGAGAACTCAAAATATGATCGTCATGTCAGTGAGACGGTTAGGTTAACAAGTGTCATGCAGACCTTCACACTCGATTTTCAAGTACCTGAAGAGCCAGTATCTTTAAAATTGCTATTTGGTGAACTGGGTGGAAAAGTATCAGGTGAGAATGAGTTTGTTTTTGATAACGTACATATCGCTGCTAAGTAA
- a CDS encoding glycoside hydrolase family 5 protein: MSKRKAIANTDFLKTQGKNIYNDFGRGDLVQLKGVNIGGYLFQEFWMTPTKPSKNVKAELDIYRYLSDTYGKDRMRELIAVYQENYFTESDFNNLHDLGVNVVRLPFWYMNIIDESGEFLPDWFRRFDWFISEAGKRGIYVILDFHGAPGSQNGSDHSGVDGEDHKEAASEFFFGPDEVVRSNQALYYKIWEEIAGRYRDNPVVAGYDLLNEPYCTYRYTSQRTADELHELLWQVYDEAYTRIRAIDSDHIIIMEATWNPIDLPHPDKFAWTNVMYEYHNYLFDDYKNEEGKQIENMRKKVNLIEQANYDVPSFMGEFSYFDSYEAWNEGVKLLNDAGIHWTSWTYKVTSNYGNWGLYHHTGGDINIEAVDDDKLELIWAKVGDLRTNENLIDVLKKHFTYKDIAFE; this comes from the coding sequence ATGAGTAAAAGAAAAGCCATAGCAAATACGGATTTTCTTAAAACCCAGGGGAAGAATATCTATAATGATTTTGGTAGAGGTGACCTTGTTCAACTAAAGGGTGTCAATATCGGTGGTTACCTCTTCCAAGAATTCTGGATGACTCCCACAAAACCCAGCAAAAATGTTAAAGCTGAACTGGATATTTACAGATATCTAAGTGATACGTACGGCAAGGATAGAATGAGAGAACTGATCGCTGTATATCAGGAGAATTATTTTACTGAAAGTGACTTCAACAATTTGCATGATTTAGGCGTTAATGTTGTGAGATTGCCCTTTTGGTACATGAATATCATTGATGAAAGTGGAGAGTTCCTACCTGATTGGTTTAGGCGATTCGATTGGTTTATCAGTGAGGCAGGCAAGCGGGGCATTTATGTGATACTTGATTTTCATGGAGCGCCGGGGTCTCAAAATGGGAGTGATCACTCAGGGGTAGATGGAGAAGACCATAAAGAAGCAGCTTCAGAATTCTTTTTTGGTCCTGACGAAGTCGTTAGGAGCAACCAAGCCCTTTACTATAAAATTTGGGAGGAGATAGCAGGCCGCTATAGGGATAATCCAGTAGTCGCAGGTTATGATTTACTCAATGAACCCTACTGTACTTATCGCTACACCTCACAACGTACAGCAGATGAACTGCATGAGTTGTTATGGCAGGTTTATGATGAAGCCTATACAAGGATTCGCGCGATTGATTCTGACCATATCATCATCATGGAAGCTACATGGAACCCAATAGATTTGCCCCATCCTGATAAATTTGCTTGGACCAATGTCATGTACGAGTACCATAACTACCTCTTTGACGATTACAAGAATGAAGAGGGAAAACAAATAGAAAACATGCGCAAAAAAGTAAATCTAATTGAACAGGCCAACTATGACGTTCCATCCTTTATGGGCGAGTTTTCTTACTTTGACAGTTATGAAGCTTGGAACGAGGGAGTAAAACTGCTTAATGATGCAGGCATCCACTGGACGTCTTGGACCTATAAAGTGACCTCTAACTACGGTAACTGGGGACTATATCACCACACGGGTGGTGATATCAATATCGAAGCGGTGGATGATGATAAACTTGAATTGATTTGGGCCAAAGTCGGTGATTTAAGAACTAACGAAAATTTAATTGATGTTTTAAAAAAGCATTTTACTTATAAAGACATTGCTTTTGAATAG
- a CDS encoding GGDEF domain-containing protein, with product MKKYLSAIIIFTIIFITYIFIFFAILDEGGMNVTATSGAIDLTSFEFNERSFASITGESEFYWNEFIYSDNEESKKNPLIISLDSSWNQEDNAELDGKGHGSYRMMIKMEPVDNLAIKLSDVLTSYRLYWNGRLLGDLGQIGENEASSVPMNRPSTYMIGQVLPVNELVIEVSDYHLGKGGINNPIKVGSKSALDLSTFENIAMTLFIVGTFITLFFVLMLENATGGSSFVNRSLIFILFVFSIRAITVGERLILYVMDDLSWTSIYRIENISIVLIAAVILRIIRYSVEDALIIRLSIGISWLARGLLITLITLPPNVVMGYTKYFLYVIILSVVVVTIRIFYAKLYTRLLTRFSLYSLFALMSAVILDVFIQFDGVLGADITELGFLIFTYIMIFAGYRDNRENVLIRERLQNELIEKNTMLEEFNQKLERRVQQRTQELEEKNSLLKDMSQRDGLTGLFNYRTIHQIAQKYFDKKNKNEMCIVMIDLDYFKDINDNYGHMMGDEVLIEFGRFMTENTRSEDVIGRYGGEEFIIVQYGIDLESAYAVIDRLREQVSQLVFGDEKVQITFSAGMESGKNVTTLEELVKKADKKLYEAKNTGRNKVVS from the coding sequence ATGAAAAAGTACTTATCTGCAATTATTATTTTTACAATAATTTTCATAACCTATATTTTCATCTTTTTCGCAATCTTAGATGAAGGAGGTATGAATGTTACTGCTACGTCAGGTGCGATTGATTTGACTAGTTTTGAATTCAATGAAAGGTCATTTGCCAGTATTACCGGTGAAAGTGAGTTTTATTGGAATGAGTTCATTTATTCGGACAATGAGGAATCAAAAAAAAATCCATTGATTATTTCTTTGGATAGCAGTTGGAATCAAGAGGATAATGCTGAATTGGATGGTAAAGGGCACGGCTCTTATAGGATGATGATTAAGATGGAGCCAGTAGATAACTTGGCGATCAAATTATCAGATGTTCTGACGAGTTATCGTCTTTATTGGAATGGAAGACTCTTGGGTGACCTTGGTCAAATAGGTGAAAATGAGGCTTCTTCTGTTCCCATGAATAGACCAAGCACCTATATGATAGGTCAAGTTCTACCTGTAAATGAACTAGTCATTGAAGTTTCAGATTACCATTTAGGAAAAGGCGGGATTAATAATCCTATAAAAGTCGGGAGTAAGTCTGCATTAGACTTATCAACTTTTGAAAATATTGCTATGACACTGTTTATTGTAGGAACCTTTATTACCTTATTCTTTGTTTTGATGCTTGAAAATGCTACAGGAGGTAGCTCTTTTGTCAATAGAAGTCTGATTTTCATTCTTTTTGTTTTTTCAATAAGGGCGATAACGGTTGGAGAACGGTTGATTCTTTATGTGATGGATGATTTGTCTTGGACAAGCATCTATCGAATAGAAAACATATCCATTGTCCTGATTGCAGCTGTCATCTTAAGGATAATCAGATATAGTGTTGAAGATGCTTTGATTATCAGACTTTCTATTGGAATCAGCTGGTTAGCAAGGGGTCTTTTAATAACCTTAATCACTCTTCCGCCAAATGTTGTTATGGGTTATACAAAATACTTTTTATATGTCATTATTCTATCTGTTGTAGTTGTTACTATTAGGATTTTTTATGCTAAGTTATATACACGGTTATTGACAAGATTTTCACTCTATTCACTATTTGCCTTGATGAGTGCTGTAATCCTTGATGTTTTCATTCAATTTGATGGCGTATTAGGTGCGGATATTACTGAATTGGGGTTTCTTATTTTTACCTATATTATGATTTTTGCTGGATATCGAGATAATAGAGAAAATGTATTGATTCGAGAACGGCTTCAAAACGAGTTAATAGAAAAGAATACAATGCTTGAAGAGTTTAATCAAAAGCTGGAAAGAAGAGTCCAACAAAGAACCCAGGAACTTGAAGAAAAAAATAGCTTATTAAAGGATATGTCACAACGCGACGGTCTAACAGGGCTATTTAATTATCGAACGATTCATCAGATTGCACAAAAATACTTTGATAAAAAAAATAAAAACGAAATGTGTATTGTCATGATAGACTTAGATTATTTTAAGGACATTAATGATAATTATGGGCATATGATGGGGGATGAAGTCTTAATTGAATTTGGTAGATTCATGACAGAAAATACACGATCAGAAGATGTGATTGGACGATATGGCGGTGAGGAATTTATCATTGTGCAATATGGTATAGATTTGGAATCGGCATACGCTGTCATTGACAGACTAAGAGAGCAAGTCAGTCAACTGGTTTTCGGTGACGAAAAAGTTCAGATTACATTCAGTGCCGGAATGGAAAGCGGAAAAAATGTGACGACACTTGAAGAACTAGTGAAGAAAGCCGATAAAAAGCTTTACGAGGCCAAAAATACTGGAAGAAATAAAGTCGTTTCGTAA
- a CDS encoding NADH-dependent flavin oxidoreductase: MSLFETYKLNGLELRNRIVMAPMTTWSGNSDGTISEAELAYYKIRSEGCGMVITATTYLDPYGKGFKGQFYAGDDQMLPSLSKLASAIKSGGAKAILQVFHAGRKSSVEDMPDGNTRSASDVPGNRTGENVPVPMTKEEINSLLDSFYDATLRAQKAGFDGIEIHGANTYLIQQFFSPHANIRTDEWGGSLEKRARLPLAIVKATLKAKEDIGDDAFIVGYRFSPEENHTPGITLEDTEYLVNRLCETDLDYLHISLGDFRQESLRGEPVNVLNRVLEMIKNRKPLIGVGSVFCIEDAQALMEDGVDLVALGRQLLVDPKTVEKWSRGERANLYYRPDDEALMIPKALNDVIIRNHGWLPMEDEESPV; encoded by the coding sequence ATGTCACTTTTTGAGACTTATAAACTAAATGGACTAGAGCTACGTAATAGAATTGTTATGGCACCAATGACGACATGGTCAGGGAATAGTGATGGGACAATAAGTGAAGCAGAGCTTGCTTATTATAAAATCAGGTCAGAAGGTTGCGGTATGGTCATTACAGCCACTACCTATCTTGATCCGTACGGTAAGGGCTTTAAAGGACAGTTCTATGCTGGTGATGATCAAATGCTGCCAAGCCTTTCTAAGTTGGCCAGCGCGATTAAATCGGGTGGGGCAAAAGCAATTTTACAGGTGTTTCATGCTGGAAGAAAGTCAAGCGTCGAAGACATGCCTGATGGCAATACGCGATCGGCTTCTGATGTACCGGGTAACAGAACTGGAGAAAATGTACCTGTTCCCATGACAAAGGAAGAAATCAATAGCCTTCTCGATAGCTTCTATGATGCAACTTTAAGGGCCCAAAAAGCTGGTTTTGATGGTATTGAAATTCATGGGGCCAATACTTATCTTATTCAGCAGTTCTTTTCTCCCCATGCCAATATTAGGACTGATGAGTGGGGAGGAAGTTTAGAGAAAAGAGCTCGCTTACCTCTTGCAATTGTTAAGGCTACACTAAAGGCCAAAGAAGATATTGGTGATGATGCTTTTATTGTCGGTTATCGCTTTAGCCCGGAAGAGAACCATACCCCAGGTATTACATTAGAAGATACCGAGTATCTAGTTAATAGATTGTGTGAAACAGATTTAGATTACCTGCATATTTCATTAGGTGATTTCAGACAAGAAAGTCTGAGAGGTGAGCCAGTTAACGTATTGAATCGTGTTCTTGAAATGATAAAAAATAGAAAACCTTTGATTGGAGTTGGAAGTGTATTCTGTATCGAGGATGCGCAAGCGCTTATGGAAGATGGTGTAGATTTGGTTGCCCTAGGCAGACAATTACTCGTGGATCCCAAAACCGTTGAAAAGTGGTCGAGGGGAGAGAGGGCCAATTTATACTACAGGCCTGATGATGAAGCATTAATGATACCAAAGGCCTTAAATGATGTGATTATAAGAAATCATGGGTGGTTACCTATGGAAGATGAAGAGTCACCAGTCTAA
- a CDS encoding sorbosone dehydrogenase family protein — MNFKYINIIALLLVLALIAACSPESDQNNGFESQSTSEEVFTETTTSTVTTTVTTTATTSNGGEPERTELEELYQRYSAPGEYTYERVFESIMFTLPLHMTYLKSEPEFVYVVQKNGHVLKVDTKNDRSTLFLDVSDKIDVSKSEKGLLGFAFHPNYPDTPYVYISYTNQSSSIIASLEANDGEINKGSHKVLLSFDQPFGNHNGGHLEFGPDGYLFIASGDGGSAGDPQNNGQNLGNLLGKILRIDVDSKEEGLEYGLPDDNPFINHDARGEIFAYGLRNPWKFSFDKTRGIILAADVGQGAIEEIDIIYTGRNYGWPIKEGTQVYKNLKSDDELIDPIWEYMHPIGKSITGGFTYYGTMWQDLYGYYIYGDFVSGQIWALWIDERGVVKNHDLFDTSISIASFGQDASGQIYILDIQGKIYRFTE; from the coding sequence ATGAATTTCAAATATATCAATATTATTGCTTTATTACTTGTATTAGCTTTAATAGCAGCATGTTCGCCTGAGTCAGATCAAAACAATGGCTTTGAAAGTCAATCGACAAGTGAGGAAGTGTTTACTGAAACTACAACAAGCACTGTGACTACCACAGTTACAACTACTGCGACTACTTCGAATGGAGGGGAGCCAGAAAGAACTGAACTTGAAGAATTATATCAGCGCTATAGTGCGCCTGGTGAATATACTTATGAAAGAGTATTTGAATCAATCATGTTTACTTTACCCCTTCATATGACTTATCTGAAAAGTGAACCGGAGTTTGTTTATGTGGTTCAAAAAAATGGTCATGTGTTAAAAGTAGACACGAAGAATGATCGTTCTACTCTATTTTTGGATGTGAGTGACAAGATTGACGTTAGCAAAAGCGAGAAGGGTTTGTTGGGATTTGCCTTTCATCCAAACTACCCAGATACTCCTTATGTATATATAAGTTACACAAATCAAAGTTCTTCGATCATCGCTTCTTTAGAGGCTAACGATGGAGAAATCAATAAGGGCAGTCATAAGGTGTTACTAAGCTTTGACCAACCCTTTGGTAACCACAATGGAGGTCACTTAGAGTTCGGACCTGACGGATATTTGTTTATTGCCAGTGGTGACGGCGGTTCTGCTGGAGATCCTCAGAATAATGGTCAAAATCTAGGAAATCTACTTGGTAAGATCTTGAGAATCGATGTTGACTCAAAAGAAGAAGGCCTTGAATATGGACTACCTGATGATAATCCCTTTATTAACCATGATGCAAGAGGCGAGATCTTTGCCTATGGTTTAAGAAACCCATGGAAGTTTTCTTTTGATAAGACTAGAGGGATCATACTTGCAGCCGATGTTGGCCAAGGTGCCATTGAAGAGATTGATATCATTTACACTGGGCGTAATTATGGCTGGCCTATTAAAGAAGGTACACAAGTCTATAAAAATCTTAAAAGCGATGATGAATTGATTGACCCCATATGGGAATATATGCACCCTATCGGCAAGTCTATCACAGGAGGTTTTACTTACTATGGGACCATGTGGCAAGATCTTTATGGTTACTATATTTACGGTGACTTTGTCAGTGGACAGATTTGGGCACTATGGATAGATGAAAGAGGAGTTGTAAAAAACCATGACCTCTTTGATACTAGTATTAGTATTGCATCATTTGGTCAGGATGCCAGTGGTCAAATCTATATACTTGATATACAGGGTAAGATTTATAGGTTCACCGAATAA
- a CDS encoding response regulator, whose product MKIAICDDNKYCNEVNERFVKEYLQEKDIKAIVQSFNHGNQLLKSDERFDIVFLDIDMPGKSGMEVI is encoded by the coding sequence ATGAAAATTGCGATTTGTGATGACAACAAGTACTGCAATGAAGTGAATGAACGATTTGTAAAGGAATACTTACAAGAAAAAGACATAAAAGCTATAGTTCAATCGTTTAACCATGGCAATCAACTTTTAAAAAGTGATGAAAGGTTTGATATCGTTTTTTTAGATATTGATATGCCGGGCAAAAGTGGTATGGAAGTTATATGA